A stretch of Rhododendron vialii isolate Sample 1 chromosome 4a, ASM3025357v1 DNA encodes these proteins:
- the LOC131323908 gene encoding uncharacterized protein LOC131323908, translated as MDAAMGEPVVGSPALRSLQDGPRAEPVEDEGHSPQFSGNFELHEYEDQGEWEEEEQGDQIHKGDEGDHIKERGDQIHKGEEGDHIKEKGDEIEEKGEVGGTSKIMDGSASCKRKQGAVAISTDPTKRKRRRNVKPSPSIKSPFVAQPFVKTTKLKEEEESVINYLIRGPTNDLSEVLIRIEGAKWPLTHKEVAQSFKLRGLVCNMVMYTFTDWRMLKERAHATKAHPSRHIFSPAFASNLLATESDKYSNVLRDDCDPDKLGYDVLKCDMLSLPVLESEHWFCVCISLVESRVYILDSMKHAGQNLDQLEQVNILQKNLFALLKKRRTRSSRNDSRIFEVQYADVPQQTNLLVITSLTCATYFVILLGVVVMSFNFVFVAMIVEFMS; from the exons ATGGATGCTGCTATGGGCGAGCCTGTCGTTGGAAGCCCTGCTCTTCGAAGCCTTCAAGATGGTCCACGGGCAGAACCTGTTGAAGATGAAGGCCATTCGCCACAATTTAGTGGAAATTTTGAACTACATGAATATGAGGACCAGGGGGagtgggaggaggaggagcagggGGATCAGATTCATAAGGGGGATGAGGGGGATCATATTAAGGAGCGGGGGGATCAGATTCATAAGGGGGAGGAGGGGGATCATATTAAGGAGAAGGGGGATGAGATTGAGGAGAAAGGGGAGGTGGGGGGGACTTCCAAAATCATGGATGGGTCGGCGTCCTGTAAGCGAAAGCAGGGAGCGGTGGCGATCTCAACTGATCCCACAAAGAGAAAACGTCGAAGAAATGTGAAGCCGAGCCCATCTATTAAATCTCCTTTTGTTGCACAACCCTTCGTCAAGACAACAAAAttaaaggaagaagaagaatcagtCATTAACTATCTTATTAGGGGACCGACAAATGATTTAAG TGAGGTGTTGATCCGTATTGAAGGGGCAAAGTGGCCTCTTACTCACAAGGAAGTTGCTCAATCGTTTAAACTGAGGGGCCTTGTGTGTAATATG GTTATGTACACTTTTACGGATTGGCGAATGCTGAAGGAAAGAGCCCATGCGACCAAGGCTCATCCATCACGTCACATTTTCTCTCCAGCCTTTGCG tCCAATCTACTTGCAACTGAAAGTGACAAGTACAGCAATGTATTGCGGGATGATTGCGACCCTGATAAACTAGGTTATGACGTGTTAAAATGCGACATG CTTTCCTTGCCTGTGCTTGAAAGTGAACATTGGTTTTGCGTGTGCATATCCCTTGTTGAGTCACGCGTTTATATTCTTGACTCAATGAAGCACGCGGGACAAAACTTGGATCAATTGGAGCAAGTTAACATTTTA CAAAAGAATCTATTTGCACTCCTGAAGAAGAGACGTACGCGAAGTTCACGAAATGATTCCCGCATATTTGAAGTTCAATATGCGGATGTGCCACAACAGACAAACTTGTTAGTCATAACTTCCTTGACTTGTGCAACTTATTTTGTCATTCTTTTGGGCGTTGTAGTcatgtctttcaattttgtttttgtagccATGATTGTGGAATTTATGTCATGA